TTTGCAGTGGTCAGTATTATCAGATTGGAGTGTGTATCttcacaaatattaaaattaaatcaaaactctAAATTCTGTCCACTTTTTGACAACAGGGAATGCAAGCTACTTAGTGTATGTAGATATCTTTGAAAGTGTGTATGaagggttttcatgtttttttaaattgttacttggtttggtgggatagtacaaCATCAGTTAAgtttcagtttgtggaaaaaagttgaggaaaacaaaaacacaggaagtaaaGCTTAGTTTTGAAACAGAATAATCCTATGTATGTCACTAACATGGGAAAAAAGTGCAGGGACCTGTGTAAACGTTCACTTAACAATATAAaggttgtcatttatttgtattaatcataACTGTTTTGTAATACAGGCAAGTTTTAACATTatctaggtaacagttatggcatTACCCGTACTTATGCCACATCTGCTGCAgtgtccaatcaggaagtaaactATAGGcaatattttcagtaaaaaatataataacttgtcatatgcactttaaaatatcttaaatatctttttttttatgtgttcttTTCCGTAGCGGTCAGTAGACAGGGTGTTCAGCGACACGGAGCAGACCCTCTCAGAGCTGAAGAGGTCAGTGGAGAAACTTCAGGAGCTGCTGGAGGACATGATGGACCAGGCCAACAGAGACAAGATGGAGCAGGctgaggaggtggtggagagtCTGGAGGCTGAGATAAGAGAGCTACGAAGACGAGACACTGAAATGAAAGACCTGTCCCGCACCGAAGACCATATACACTACCTACAGGTGAGAGTCtgcatatatacatgtatataacAACAGGTCCTTATGTCATCTTTGCAATGTTTATCTTCCACCTCTTTTATATTTACTGTACTTGTAATTGTTCTCATACATTTACAGATCTGAATAATTGTGCCGTATTTAACACCAGTCTCTTGCTACTCGTTTTGAATTTTAATACTCTTgcgttttgttatatttttatgcatgtgtccaagtaatttcccttgtggatcaataactTAACCTTAACGCTAACCCATAAATATTTATTCGCAAAAGGAAATTGTATTCTGACAACTGGGAAGACATTTTTAGAGTGTTTCTGTGTTCGTACAGGTCATTCCTTTACGTCAAACTAAACTCAGAActcaatttaatttttattttatttgtcacaCTGGACTTAACATGTTGGCCAGGATTGAAGGATGGTTTCACTTACTTGATGTTGCTCTACAGTTTTTGAGACACGTCCTTACGACCTATGCTATTTCAAACACTACTCTTGCTTGTTTCAGACCTATGAATCCATGTGCAGCCCCTTGGAGACCGGAGAGCTCCCCTCCGTCCATGTGAACCACGAGGTGTCCTTTGAGCCCATACGAGATGCAGTTCTGGACCtcagggagagagtggaggaccTGTGCAACCAAGAACTGGGCAAGATCAATAAACAAGGTCTGATAATATCACATAGTTTTATATATACTACAGCTGTATTTTCCGCTGTATTTATGAAAGTAGCACTCCTACGGCAACCCAGACCtgccccttcccctctctctcacacaaatACAAGTTCCACAGAGCGCTGATGAACATTTGTCACCAAAAATCAGGACAGGATCATTAGGATTATTCTAAAATCAcatggaaaatacaaaatagctCTGTACAAACCCGCACACGATACTTTTCACCCTCGGCAACTCTTAAAAATCCGCCCAATTCTGAGGGAAAAACGAGTACCTGGCAACACTGTTCTGATGTCACGCGACCCCAACTTATTGCACAGCGCTAATAACTACATATACTGATTGATTAAAGATAAATTGTTATTGTTGCTTTACTCTTCAATGCAATTTAACTGTATCTTTGTTTTGCAGTGAATGACACAACTCTTTTCACACTGGGAGGTAAGTTTCACAAACAATTCcaccttaaagggcctataATACACTGTATtctgattcacacatgtttaatgcacagaccctgcatatttcgttcttctcttaaacagaaaacattccattccaccttgtgatgtcattgtgtggtaatacaggaagtgctccactgtttttttttaaactccatacaccttacactagaatcatttggatgatttcacccctggaattgctgatttttactgaactaaaggtaaaatgcagctgttaacttgaaaactaccacttcatgacatcacaaggtggaacttttaagctcacaagagtcaattttgtgtaatatagaacctttactATAACTTCTTTGTCATTTAATACATATTTCTTCTCTTTAAGCAAATCGTGGAGGCGCTAAAGGAGCCATTTTGAAATGTAAGTCTGTTTTGACATGGTTAAACTCTATTTGTAGTATTCTTTGTACCTACACTATGTTTACTTTTTGGTCATTTTCTAGTATTTTCTGGCCTGGGAACTCGCAATTCAAACAATCGCTCCCCTGGTATGTGCACTACTGCATATATTTAGCTTTATATATCCTTTTGCAATTTATTCACTTGAAAATCTATGCATGTATTTTATCAGGCTCCACCCCGAGTCTGTCATCTGGAGCGAGAAGTGGAGAGAGACGAGGAAtaggtattttattttaaagatacAATGCATCTGTGTACACTTGAGTGACTTgacggtggaaaagcgctataaaaTTATAATACATGGTAAAggtctcatttttatataaGTAAAATAAGCTGTAAAATATAGTTCAAAAGGAACCACTATGGCtaaacaccttttttttttttttttttttttttttaataaataacgTCCTCCCTTTCAGATGTTAGACATAATCTTTTTCTCCATTAATTCTTTATCAACTCACATTTTTAGGTTTGGGCAGCAAATTTCCAGATGTGAGAAGCAGAGATACTCCACGTGGTAAGACTATATTCTGCTGAAATGATCACTTATCCCTAAATCTACATGTTAACAGTGTAATAATCTATTTTAAATCTCtaactttatgtttgtttttttagggaaCAGTTCACCCCGAccgagagacagacagagaggacacgagAGAGAATCCGGTATGTTTCCTTGTTCCTGGTGATTGCTTGGACTTTAGTTTCTTGTTCAGGTGTTTTGCAGTTCATATAATCAACACCACCATACTATAATGTCAGAATAAGGCTAGTATCTGCATGTAAAATTACTAAATGGTGCAAAAAGTAAGAAATATTGTTGAACCTTACCATTATGTGTTTGAAATTGGGTCCACAAACCTGAAATATCATAGTATAAAGTCTTTGTCACTTGTCCGGGGTCGAATAATTAAATAAtcgaataaataataaaaaaataaaactttccgACGCTATTATGAAAATATTATTCcactttagtttatttatactgagagaagacattgaactttgtggcAGTTTTTGTTTCGTGTGAATTGACCCAGTAATtccagagatattaaccatatcTCATATTGATTCCACTTTCAAAtatccaaaacaaaaatgcacaaatgtttcattgaagctgatcatttctattagtgactggCCTCTAGAAATCACACTATTACCACaataatctgcattttaacaatattaactCTAACTTCGCCATTCTGTATTCgacattattggcctatagaatgttgtgattatCTGAAACGCAGCTATTCCACTTCTGTTATCCTAATACGTCCTATTATTTCTGCAGTGCGAGACACCAATTCCGTAGTTAGTCCAAATCCGAGGTCCAGTCCAAACCCGAGCCGCAGAGAATCCCGGTCTCTGTGGAGCAGGTCCAGTACCCAAAGTCTGGCAGTGCCCTCTGCTGTCCCAACACACAACTCCATCCCACAGTCACTGCCTGCGCAAACTGCCCCGCAAGCTGCCAATACTGCCCCGAGTGGAGGTGAGAAGACGTAACTATCAAGCTATACTCAGTGGAAGGTGTAAGCAGACATGTTTGCCATTGTGTTTTTGGGGAAGACACTTTATTTTGCACTTTACCTTGATGAATAAGTGCGTGAGTCTCCATAGCTTACCGTCATAGAAAGGTACTACACTTACAACTAAAGGTTTTCATGttactggcaactcaaatgactCCTGTGAGGCTGATTCTGCTTTccgattggataattgtcttgagaaatTCTAAGATAAACAACATGGACATTAACTGGGCTCTTACTAGATTGATCTGTTTACCCTCTGAATTGAGCTCTACACATCAGTTGGAaatggctctcgctgaaagcaTTTGGATCGGAGCATTCAAACAAAGACTTGATATtgattggtcgaagcgtcacaatagatgtccagtgtttttgtaattaagaataaaccagCCTTGCAATTGTCATCAGTAAAAGCTGGAGACGcagatcatgtttaaaatgaaaatcttaTGTACTTTTTGTAGGTTTCAGTCGTATGGCTTCGATTAGCAGCATCTTCCGATCTCGCCGTGGGACAAATCAAGCCACTCCAGTCGCAGCCAACTCATGTAAGAAGGattgataagataagatatgcctttattggTCCCACAGTgaggaaattccagtattgcaccgcacagttaaagaacagaaggaaaatggtccATGCAATTAAACAAGATAAttgataaatagcttaaaataatttaaaaaataaactaaaaatacactctaATGTAACATTGGAAATATCTGCTtagtaaataaaagtataaagttgATATGTTAATGTTcgtgttcatgttttttgcaGTTGGAGGTGGGATGAGTACAGTGCCTGAATCACCAATAGAAGGTAAgatgtgtatttgtttgtattaaatAAAGTGCGAGTTCAGCTGTGCATTTTTCCTGTtaattgttgtattttaatgtccGCAGTGAACCCAGGTCTCTTCTTGGACGATTCACCTACGACTGAAACGGTGAACTATGCTGCCGCTTTCCCTGGGTGTAAGTACTGTACATGTGTTctgcaaaaaatatacagaatatGTCGTAGAATTTGAATGTGCACAATCGCATTATGTGACTAACACATATTTTCTAGTGAGAGAAATCAGCATTGACAGTATCCAGGCCCCGGAACCACGATCCAGAGAGGAGTTTCTACAGTGTAAGTTCTGTCTTTTGTATATTGGTCGTTATTTCCAACAGTACTGCCATCTACTGTCattatttagtccaggttctggcatattttaatatattttagtcctcgtttaggaCCTGTTTTAGGACTAGTCtctgtctagtcctggttataGTCTCACTTGAAAAGCCAAATATATGAGGTGATACTTTCAGAACTAATGATTTGTGCtcttaatgttttaaaaagtactacaatcacaactgaatctgtgttgccagagcctaaacttacagatggagacacatacaagtttttctcatcctcAGTATAAGGACAGGCCTCatttgaaagctcagaacctccagaggctgcactagcactgatttatgATTGACTGTAGTTGCCGGAGTGTAAGTAATGACGATTCGGATCAGAGAGAATTCTTTTAGGTTTATACCAACTGGATTTGAGcaatgaaactggcaacccaactGAGAAACCCATGTCATTCTTATAGCGTTTACTGATACAACTGTAATGCAGATGTACAGTATtctaatatttgatttgaacatgtttacacagttatgttttttcatttatttatctgcaAAACCATGTTCCAGTATAATGTTCAAGTACATCTGACCAGCAAGACATACCCTACATATCCATATCCATATCCTACATTCAATACAACATCATTTTCAGGAGTTAACAAGAGATTTACATACCATTATTGTGTTACCATACCACACCATTATTGTGTTGTAGAAATAATGGTActgcaaataaacaaagaaaggaTGAAATATTCActactgaaaataaatgcataaataaacaataatatcaataatagtactaatacaaaacaacaacaaaaaaataacaaaaatgaaaaaaataaaaccagaaaAAATAACGAGAAAAAAGTAACAactagaaaaaataataaaaaccagaaaaaaaataacgagaaaaaagtaacaaaaatgagggaaaaaaataacaaccaaaaaaaataagaaaagtaaCAACAACCAGAAAAAAGTaacaatgaggaaaaaaaacaaaaaacaactgactGACAGGTAAAGTCAGTCAGTGTTCCCTTCATTGAGAGGTGTTTGTAGTCCCTcacaataattcaaaaatgGAGTCCAGGTCTCTAAAAATTGCTGTGTGGTTCTCTTTAAAGTGTATCAAATTTTTTCCAGTTTCAAAAAATACATTCCATCTAGCGAAAGTAGGTGGGGATCAGAATCTTGCATACAGTTCCTTAATTATTTCTACCATGTCTTTTCAGATGCTGTATCTTTAATCCTCGACCCAAACACGGCTCATAAGCGATTAGTTCTCTCCGAAGGCAACACCAAAGCCAGTCTCCAGTCCTCTGCTCAGCCATACCCCGATACCCCCCAACGCTTCGACGGGTGGACCCAAGTTTTGTGCCAAAGTGCCCTGTACTCCTCACGCAGCTACTGGGAGGTAGAATGGAGGGGCAGAGGATCTTCAGTGGGGGTAGTCTACGGTTCAATATCTCGGAAAGGAGCCGATGCGAGATCCGGACTTGGATACAACGTCCAATCTTGGACTTTGGAGCTGTCGGATACATGCTGCGCCGCCATGCATGATAACCAAAAGAAAGATATTCCGGTTACGTATTCGCCAAGAGTTGGGATTTTTGTGGATACCTCTGGAGGAATGTTGTCGTTTTATAGCGTGGCGGATAATATGACGCTCTTACACACATTTAGGGCGAATTTTACCCAACCTCTGTACCCTGCTTTTGGGGTTGGGTGTGGAGTAGGTGTGGGGTTAGATTTCGCTTTGGGTCAGTTTAGCTCAAGTACAGATAGCATTAAAATATGTcccatgtgaaaaaaaaaaaacataaagcaACTATTGTCAAGATtttaattaaaggtgtactatgtaacttttctggtgaagggtctgccactggttttattgcttaaaaattccttgataaacatgcattcttactgtgactggGATTGACCtataacttagcctggtggccTTAtcatttttgtctccatggagatgaatatgttccacagtttggcattaaactttccaagcaaatcaataacatcttcatggagaacaAGTAGGTAACTGGAAAAATACTTATTGCACCTTTTATGTGGTAATTAGCATATCAAGTTCATATTTGACAGAAATGACAAATGAGGGAgaaaatatttcaagatcaaaaCAAAGACTGAATTAAAAGACTATTTTCAAATGAttgtttaatagttttaaagCAATGATTTTTGCAGTTTGTCTGTGTATATGACAAATAAATCTAATGCTTTTTGTTAATTGAGGTAACACATGGGGTCAATAAAATGTATagaaattaaattatttattgcacaaaatgtttTTGTCCAGATTTTGTATTGCGTATAGGGCActgttactgtttttaaaaagatgtaactcaacctgggttgccagagccttaacctgcagatagaggacatatAAAGTTCATTGTCAGTATAGGAACAGACCATGTGAAACAGTGAATGATTTtggaggttctgatctttcacatgacaggcctcatgtgaaagatcagaacctcaaatcactcactgagctgcagaggctgcactagcattgattcatgattggcGGCAGGAGTtgtttaggtagtgatgattcagatcagagaccaATTGAGAGGCTCATGTGAGCTTTATTCTGtgctgattggataatcatatTGAGAactaaaacatcaaattataacaaacaacttgGCATCATAtccaagatttttgtcattcaaaataaatcaacataattcttatcagtaaaagttgtaATTTGACTTGAACATGTTTGCATCACATCTGGGGTCACAGGTCATGTTTGTGAAAGTAAATTAActtaatttgtaaaaaaataataaatttgaaAAAGGTTATGGCACCTGTAATGTACAGAGATTCATGAAGAAATCTACATGTTATACCGTGTAAAttaacagactttttttttcaaagctttatttaaaaaagaggTAACTGATTAAAAGCCGTTTACAGAggattttgaaaaagacaaaacgtTTAGCattttctatttctattatGAGATTCGAGCTAGCACTAACCTCACAGTAAATGTACAGTTCCTATATTAACTCTCTAGTCCTTCTCTGTAAAACCAAGGCTATAATCAATGTACAACACattaaactcaaaacaaaaagcaTAATAAACGTAACATGTGCGcttgtataaaataaaacatcacaacCAAATGTTAGCaatattttttcaaaacaaGTTAAATAATGTTAGAATTTATTTcagttaaattttaaaaaactgACATTAAAACGAtacaaaatgaatattaaaagtgcaataaaatataagttaGTCACGATAGGGTCGAATAGCAGCAGGGATTAAGCAGTGGTTATATGAAATAGCTAATACCTTGAAATACTTCTTTTTGCAttaaaaagtgcactgtgtaacttttctgctagtctCTAAGGAAAAGTTGTAGTTTTGCCTTGAAAGTTTTGCCTTGGAAGTTACCGAAACAAGCAGATAAAGCCActacaggccaagttactgatCAGATCAGTGCAGAGGAGACCTAACtcatagtaaaaatacatgttttaaggtgattttttgagcaataaaaacatttgtagttCAAGAAATGCACATTAAATTggtaatgccatacagtggaacattccaggcaagaaGACAAGGAGATtgcttccatcagaaaagttacgcagtgcacttttaacctTTAATTGCGAGTTTTAGACAAAATGCACACACTAATATCAGTCTACCTGTGATATTAACTCTGTTTTTTGAAATCtgaattcattttgttttgctatacttttgtagtatttttataTGAGGTTTGACACAACATATTGGCTCTGTCTGACCAAATATGGCAtagaaaaccaaacaaaaaaagaaaaaaatcaaagctTACCCTGAATTAAAAAATGAAGTGGCTTCCCTCATTATATATTGATTTAAACGCCTGAGATCAAATGGCTGAAACTTTGCATTAAAAATCATGAAAATCAAATTAATACAAGTACATAATATTAGTACAAAAATGGCTTGCATGGACACAACTGAACAGTGCTAGCTTATACATAAGGCCCCATACAACACCACACAAAAACCTGAATAGTCATCAATTGAATTTGGTAACAAGGATTAGCTTGGCAACAAGTGCATGCTGGGAATTGTAGTTGAAAATCATGCAAACACGGCCCTTGCAATGGACGGAAATAGGAACACACCGACTATACATTTGTGCAACTGttgaaaggtcctatattacacaaaatggattcttgctTTAAGTCATGGAATGATGTTGTTACCTAATCAAAAATATAGCTCAATGTgttctccaggtatgtttttgactaggaaacaacataacatagatcggaAAATAGCATAAGATAGGGCCTTTAAATTATCAATACTGGCAGGGTTTTCTGAATTATGTATACCGTTACTTCAAAATGGCGCAATTTTAAGAGTTTAGTGGCATATAAGGCTAGTTCAGGCCTAAAACTAAAGCTTTTCAAACCTATTATGAAACCATCCAGTCAAAATAATTCATATACATTTTCCTACTTACCGTTTCTTTCAAAGCCAcccatttctctccctctttctctagcTTTCCTCCCcatcctgtctctctctcttgtctctccctcctttatTAAACTTCCTCAAACCATCATAACCTTTCCTTTTGTCTTTCTTTGACTAAACATTCCATGTGGCCATTTTAAACCTAcctatttaaaaacacactagCTACCTAATGGGCAAGCTAAGGCAATAAAACTAGCAAATATCTACAGAAAGACTTTGCAGTTTCaccactaaaaacatgtaataaaatTGTGCTTTAAATTTAGGTTAAAAACGGGGGAATTggttggattttttatttttttttaggactGCACGATATCTCTCAAAAAAGTGATCAATATCGCAGGTAAGGTTAAAGTTGGTAATTTGACAAAgatgttcatttgttttttttatctaaatgtATAAACCCTCATATGTTTTTCTAAATCTAAACATTTTCGGCATAAATTTAGACTTGTTTTTgaatttggtttagtttttagttcaagttttacatttttgttgtaatgtaatCTAGCTCTCACCGTTTCTTGAGATTTCATATTAataatcacaatattaaaatcatAACTATCGAATACCACATATTTACTCAATAATGTGCAACCCTGGTTTGTTTTTCCCCATATTGTTGGATGTTACAGGAATAACACTTAGGATTTGGTAGTGGGAGGGGCATTACCAAATCCAACATGGTGCCTTCTCTCCTTCAAGTTACCCCAGGGCGGGGGAGGAATGGCGAGGGAAGTTGGGTGATGGGGCAGGTGACTTGTTGAAGACTTCCCTGGTTTAGCTCCAATTAACGCGGGTAGACTTTGATTTCGCCTTAGTCCGTCCAATAAACTACCTCCGCCCGTAGATACAAAAGTAGAGTCCTGTCTGGCCGATTCGCTTTGTAGAACCTTTTTGAATCCTAGCTTACGTAATCGCTCAACTAGCCCAACTTGATCTGGTTTTGGGGGCGCAATTTGAGCCAGGGTGTCTTGCAAAGGGCTTGGTAAGTTCGGATGCGGCGCACGTCCCAAATTCAAACCATAAACATCTTGGAGGAACAATTCTGCAGGTCGAGATGCTAAGAAGTTGTCTGCGGGTCGCTCAGTTGGGAGAGGAGATGGCGATGGCGACTGGGAAGGGGAATTTGGAGGCGTGACGGGGAATAGGCGAAGAAGTGGTGGTCTGTTTTTGGGTTTAGGTGATGAAGGAGGAGTTTCGGTGGAGACTTGCGCAGAAATACCACGTTCTAAGACGAGTTTTGCTAAGCTGCCAGGAGGGGGTGCAACAGGGCGACGAGGGGGGAAGGAGTCGCCCAAACTGAGTCTGCAGGGGGTCACTGGAGTGCTTGGACCGGTCCGCATCGAGCTTGGAGTGTTTGCAAGAGACGACTGGGAActggaaaacaaaatgtatgtatatgtaaataAGTACTACACAATGTTTGGATTCTAAAGTAAGACGGGCTAAAATGAgcctaacacaggactaaattTTAAGACAGAACCAAGCTAAAATATAACCAATATCATCAatggtatttattttgtaattaaataagtGTAGATATTTCTGTTGTGAATAACAGGTTTTTAAAGGGTACAAAAGTATTACTTTGACAAGAAATAAACCTGATTTGTACAATTATATGCAGCCAGGACACTGCCtcattttgaccattttaacctttgacaatatatctgtactggggcaaaaccaattttactttattacatgaaaaagtaCAGCTCTTTGAATAAGGGTAAAATAGGAGTGTATAAGaacaatgaaatgaataaagtgaatagagtctaatccaggactaaaactgaaaCCAAATCAACaactagtacaactactacagccTCAGTAGTACAAATATCACAGTTTGAAAGAAGCAATCTTAAGAATgcttgcatatttttttttattatttattgtatttttttgtacaagGTTTGACAGCGTACCTGGGAGTAACTTGTGTGACGTCGCTCGGGTGCAGGATGCGACAGGTGGTGAAGGTGTAGGTGGAGAAAGTGGAGCTCTGACTCTTTCCTGGGTTTTGCACTGAAGAGAAATAGATTAGACCATACATTGTAACTACATCTTCAATGTGTACTTCACTAAATAGTTAATTTTAATTCCATgcctttattattttaaagccacagtacgtaCGTTTTTAGCCAACacatactaaaataaaaacactttgtttttcattttggatttaTTGCCTTTATTTAttgcctccacctgcttgtctccatggaaatgttgttcctttgcctataatattacacaatatggaaatggagaatgttctgtataaatttaactttctatttccatggaacaATGCAGGTGAAGTGaaacttccagaaagttacatactgtacctttaaacatCCTAACTAATGAAAGATTTTTTTGGTCATATCTTTGGGGGAAACTAGTAAAATAATGAGTAAAATAATACTTAAgtcttaaataaatacaatagaaaTTTACCTGATGAAGTAGTCACTGTAATCTTGTCATTTGATTGGCTGGTTGCTGCTGATGTAACTGGAACGCTCTGTGCTGATTGGGTCTCTGCTTGGACATTGGACAGAGCGCTTGCTGTCGGCAAATTTAGAGAGAGGGGCGAGACAGGAAGTGGCGAGACTGGCaacttcctctccctcctctcttcggGCGTGGATGTG
This genomic window from Periophthalmus magnuspinnatus isolate fPerMag1 chromosome 2, fPerMag1.2.pri, whole genome shotgun sequence contains:
- the trim25l gene encoding E3 ubiquitin/ISG15 ligase TRIM25, which gives rise to MSAKLWTEEQFNCPVCLDLPNDPVTIPCGHSYCMACIKDYWTKDDPKGIYSCPQCRQTFCPKPPLSRNTMLAEAVEQLRKGALKSDVRESMRSVRSVASVTSTKSKLSSSAVPCDMCKGKQRAAVKSCLVCMSSYCESHLKPHQTQKALKQHELSPPIGNLAEKICTAHKYLQEFYCRPCKMFVCWLCTSNQHKGHECVSTKAERAEKQKLFGDLQAENSQRLKEREQELKEMKNMMQGVKRSVDRVFSDTEQTLSELKRSVEKLQELLEDMMDQANRDKMEQAEEVVESLEAEIRELRRRDTEMKDLSRTEDHIHYLQTYESMCSPLETGELPSVHVNHEVSFEPIRDAVLDLRERVEDLCNQELGKINKQVNDTTLFTLGANRGGAKGAILKLFSGLGTRNSNNRSPGSTPSLSSGARSGERRGIGLGSKFPDVRSRDTPRGNSSPRPRDRQRGHERESVRDTNSVVSPNPRSSPNPSRRESRSLWSRSSTQSLAVPSAVPTHNSIPQSLPAQTAPQAANTAPSGGFSRMASISSIFRSRRGTNQATPVAANSFGGGMSTVPESPIEVNPGLFLDDSPTTETVNYAAAFPGLREISIDSIQAPEPRSREEFLQYAVSLILDPNTAHKRLVLSEGNTKASLQSSAQPYPDTPQRFDGWTQVLCQSALYSSRSYWEVEWRGRGSSVGVVYGSISRKGADARSGLGYNVQSWTLELSDTCCAAMHDNQKKDIPVTYSPRVGIFVDTSGGMLSFYSVADNMTLLHTFRANFTQPLYPAFGVGCGVGVGLDFALGQFSSSTDSIKICPM